The following proteins are co-located in the Salvelinus fontinalis isolate EN_2023a chromosome 29, ASM2944872v1, whole genome shotgun sequence genome:
- the LOC129827558 gene encoding serine/arginine repetitive matrix protein 2-like, with product MSSVKTKCRPSQLALSSGPGDCNGNSVACLGTSSLDSLRSLSDGDSSSAPDVDIECCLIEGSPSPANHHTDHLRNVPLNSTFTTNTPINGNLKRGSPPENSSLDLITFPENSTCAVLSPAVTVPGEGDMLEPVQTSVSSCVNTSLDNWNGNITLVITSLQGHHGENQSDWRSTTSSGDMSVAASPELASPELASPEGEESSSSVSLRGSSENNCSNGSGEMVMRWNSFCLEEADTLTVSLSLVELSTSSSAHGSPALPADLGHGLLSMSTTTTLPYVCDGLLENRPTDTLKVKDNPGPQCWGTTFIQSDDQDLPPEGGCLAPPRSPVDVDPCEAEGVHQATFLCEPTPSAACGGASPAPSRRASSDTYFSGGSTEGRTFMLPASEELDLDGRAQTSTPVQCAGNKPLDLPSLTESPCTGERSHTGSPVVQTAIDQRGAAPRLASPKHRLVARLPPSANRISKAEIKKFPKPDFSRVRPKIMSRPAHPLILGSPGPAKNKPVNQPCRKPSQVNRNTPMRNTPSKLATVEDGRPRAAGAENAMPDFLGMTFIQADDQDLSLAAGSHIGPLALSLTEEAECRASLCDSVSAAFDNVPPVPSSQATSRVSSEAEHVASNCGGGPAPVLPGNQTCFPSPTESPSTEQRADPAPALDSTGKAGNKEEVPQRKRPGSVSSASSPSNQAPVSARRSRCWSESSSTTSTPHRESRASPSGSASFIIPKAYVHLGQSQARPASHNRTGSAHNKPPETRKEAEEQSSKEMKKTCLVTASSKTAVGATAAVGAACDRIKSRFGARPSLNRARGAPASAPQALPPVSRQRQGRDVCSSASGGMCSPRAKQSTTAGHQRSQTTEGLPVGTSSANGSTKPPVTGSRLPQASGHTLAVGSSQPSTAASSSRLPYKSQGVSKSIPSKASVHNEHSGSTGNAQVSAGVAQVSVGRPASCKTTVLKARLLSHPGSNIGPGEMGFSYRHTVVIHKTNE from the exons ATGTCCAGTGTGAAGACAAAGTGTAGACCCTCGCAGCTGGCCCTCTCCTCAGGGCCAGGGGACTGTAACGGTAACTCAGTGGCCTGTCTCGGGACCTCCTCCCTGGACTCTCTGAGGAGCCTGAGTGATGGAGACTCCTCCAGTGCCCCTGACGTGGACATAGAGTGTTGCCTGATTGAGGGCTCCCCGTCCCCGGCCAACCACCACACAGACCACCTAAGAAATGTACCCCTCAATAGCACATTCACAACTAACACACCCATAAACGGTAACCTCAAACGTGGCTCACCTCCAGAGAATAGCTCCCTTGACCTCATCACATTTCCAGAGAATAGCACCTGCGCTGTCCTCTCACCTGCAGTGACTGTACCTGGTGAGGGGGACATGTTGGAACCTGTCCAAACATCTGTCTCCAGCTGTGTGAACACCAGCCTGGACAACTGGAACGGGAATATCACTCTGGTGATCACCAGCCTGCAGGGGCACCATGGTGAAAACCAGAGTGACTGGAGGAGTACTACATCGTCTGGTGACATGAGTGTTGCTGCCTCTCCTGAATTGGCCTCTCCTGAATTGgcctctcctgagggggaagagagctCCAGCTCTGTGTCGCTCCGTGGCTCCAGTGAGAACAACTGCTCCAACGGCTCAGGGGAGATGGTGATGAGGTGGAACAGCTTCTGTCTGGAAGAGGCTGAcactctcactgtgtctctgtctttggTGGAGCTGTCCACCAGTTCCTCTGCCCATGGCTCCCCTGCCCTGCCTGCTGACCTGGGCCATGGCCTGCTGTCaatgtccaccaccaccaccctgcccTACGTCTGTGACGGCCTCCTGGAGAACAGACCCACTGACACCCTCAAAGTAAAGGACAACCCAGGCCCTCAGTGCTGGGGCACGACCTTTATCCAGTCAGACGACCAGGATCTCCCTCCTGAGGGTGGCTGCCTTGCACCGCCTCGGTCTCCTGTGGATGTGGATCCCTGTGAGGCAGAGGGTGTACACCAGGCCACCTTTCTGTGTGAGCCAACCCCATCTGCTGCATGTGGAGGTGCTTCTCCAGCCCCCAGCAGACGGGCCAGCTCGGATACCTATTTCAGTGGAGGATCCACCGAGGGCAGGACCTTCATGCTGCCAGCCTCAGAGGAGCTGGACCTTGACGGCCGTGCCCAGACCTCCACACCAGTGCAGTGTGCTGGGAACAAACCCCTGGACTTGCCCTCCCTAACGGAGTCACCCTGCACTGGGGAACGAAGTCACACTGGTAGCCCTGTGGTCCAGACGGCTATCGACCAGCGAGGGGCGGCCCCAAGGCTCGCATCCCCAAAACACCGTTTGGTCGCCAGGCTTCCCCCATCAGCAAACAGAATTAGCAAAGCAGAAATCAAAAAGTTTCCCAAGCCGGATTTCAGCAGAGTGAGACCCAAGATCATGTCGAGACCAGCTCATCCGTTGATATTGGGAAGCCCTGGACCCGCAAAGAATAAACCAGTCAACCAGCCCTGTCGTAAACCATCTCAAGTGAACAGGAACACTCCAATGAGAAACACTCCTAGTAAACTAGCCACAGTGGAAGATGGCCGCCCGAGGGCTGCTGGGGCCGAGAATGCAATGCCTGATTTCCTGGGAATGACATTTATCCAGGCAGATGACCAAGACCTCTCTTTGGCTGCTGGGTCTCACATTGGTCCACTTGCTCTTAGTTTGACTGAGGAGGCAGAGTGTCGAGCATCCCTGTGTGATTCTGTCTCTGCTGCATTTGATAATGTCCCACCAGTACCCAGCAGTCAGGCCACTAGTCGTGTCAGCTCAGAGGCCGAGCATGTGGCTTCTAACTGTGGAGGAGGACCCGCTCCAGTGCTGCCTGGAAACCAGACCTGTTTCCCATCTCCCACAGAGTCACCCTCCACAGAACAGCGAGCAGACCCTGCACCAGCCCTGGACAGTACTGGCAAGGCTGGCAACAAGGAGGAAGTGCCACAGAGGAAGAGACCTGGCTCTGTCTCCTCAGCCTCCTCACCATCCAATCAGGCACCAGTGTCAGCACGGCGGTCCCGCTGCTGGTCTGAGAGTTCCTCCACTACATCTACACCACACAGGGAGTCCAGAGCCTCCCCTAGCGGCTCAGCTAGCTTCATCATCCCCAAGGCCTACGTCCACCTGGGACAGAGCCAGGCCAGACCAGCCAGCCACAACCGCACTGGCAGTGCCCACAACAAACCGCCTGAGACCAGGAAGGAAGCAGAAGAGCAAAGCAGCAAGGAGATGAAGAAAACCTGCCTTGTG ACGGCCTCCTCTAAGACTGCGGTGGGAGCAACGGCAGCAGTAGGAGCTGCCTGTGACAGGATTAAGAGTAGATTTGGAGCACGGCCATCCCTCAACAGAGCCAGAggagccccagcctcagcccctcaGGCTCTCCCTCCAGTATCTAGGCAGAGGCAGGGAAGAGATGTCTGCAGCAGTGCCTCCGGCGGGATGTGTTCGCCACGGGCCAAACAGAGCACCACAGCAG GTCATCAGAGGTCCCAGACAACAGAGGGACTGCCTGTTGGAACCTCCTCAGCCAACGGCAGCACTAAGCCCCCAGTGACTGGTTCCAGACTCCCCCAGGCCTCTGGTCACACCCTGGCTGTGGGCTCCAGCCAGCCCTCAACTGCTGCCTCCTCCTCCAGACTGCCCTACAAGTCCCAGGGTGTCTCCAAGAGCATCCCTTCCAAGGCCAGTGTACACAATGAGCACAGTGGCAGCACAGGAAATGCACAAG TTTCTGCAGGAGTAGCCCAGGTGTCTGTGGGAAGACCAGCCTCATGCAAGACCACAGTGTTAAAAGCTAGACTCCTCTCACACCCAGGGAGTAACATAGGACCTGGTGAGATGGGATTCTCatacagacatactgtagttatCCACAAAACCAACGAGTGA